In Anopheles gambiae chromosome 2, idAnoGambNW_F1_1, whole genome shotgun sequence, a single window of DNA contains:
- the LOC1276772 gene encoding cytochrome b-c1 complex subunit 2, mitochondrial, with amino-acid sequence MASVTSKTPMLRAAAARGFAAHAQAAAASRGSAEVQTTTLPNKLVVASADPNAAVSRISIVFRAGSRNETADCLGAAHVLRAAGGLSTKTATAFGITRNIQQAGGSLTTAADRELVTYSVAVTKDQLEVGLKYLEATATGQVFKPWELAELTPIIRNELARLPVEVQAVELLHKAAFRDGLGNSVFCPDYLVGKHSSETMQHYFAANCTTNRAAVAGVGVDHQMLVGFAQSLALESGAGGENKSAFNTGEVRREGAGSRAAVAVGAQAVGWSSMKEAMAFWVLQHAAGVGAATKRGTNNGVVTKALAGVNSSSLYNGYSDNGMFGFVLSGDAKDAGKAVEAGVKALKSLSVSDADVARGKASALAAAAEYTENQSTLLHQLGEESALLGQVYKKSDLLAAVNAVTTGDVQAAARKVASSKLAIGAVGNLSHVPHLCELH; translated from the exons ATGGCATCCGTTACGTCGAAAACGCCAATGCTTCGTGCGGCAGCG GCCCGTGGCTTTGCCGCCCATGCACAGGCTGCCGCTGCCAGCCGTGGCTCGGCCGAAGTGCAGACGACCACCCTGCCCAACAAGCTGGTTGTGGCATCGGCCGACCCGAACGCTGCCGTGTCGCGgatttccatcgttttccg TGCCGGATCGCGCAACGAAACTGCCGATTGCCTCGGTGCGGCCCACGTCCTGCGTGCGGCCGGAGGGCTCTCCACCAAGACGGCCACCGCCTTCGGTATTACGCGCAACATTCAGCAGGCGGGCGGTAGCCTAACGACCGCGGCCGACCGTGAGCTGGTAACGTACAGCGTCGCCGTGACGAAGGATCAGCTGGAGGTGGGCCTGAAGTATCTGGAGGCGACCGCCACCGGCCAGGTGTTCAAGCCCTGGGAGCTGGCCGAGCTGACGCCCATCATCCGCAACGAGCTGGCCCGTCTGCCGGTGGAGGTGCAGGCGGTGGAGCTGCTGCACAAGGCCGCCTTCCGCGACGGGCTGGGCAACTCCGTCTTCTGCCCGGACTATCTGGTCGGCAAGCACTCGTCGGAAACGATGCAGCACTACTTTGCGGCGAACTGCACCACGAACCGGGCGGCCGTTGCCGGTGTCGGCGTTGACCACCAGATGCTGGTCGGCTTCGCCCAGAGCCTGGCGCTCGAGTCGGGCGCGGGAGGTGAGAACAAGTCCGCCTTCAACACTGGCGAGGTGCGCCGTGAGGGAGCCGGTTCCCGTGCTGCCGTCGCCGTCGGTGCCCAGGCCGTCGGCTGGAGCTCGATGAAGGAAGCGATGGCTTTCTGGGTGCTGCAGCACGCTGCCGGTGTCGGTGCCGCTACCAAGCGCGGTACGAACAATGGTGTCGTCACGAAGGCACTCGCGGGCGTCAACAGCAGCTCGCTGTACAACGGCTACTCGGACAACGGTATGTTCGGGTTCGTGCTGTCGGGCGATGCGAAGGATGCGGGCAAGGCGGTTGAGGCTGGCGTGAAGGCACTGAAGTCGCTGTCGGTGAGCGACGCGGATGTGGCCCGCGGTAAGGCGTCGGCCCTGGCTGCCGCGGCCGAGTACACCGAGAACCAGAGCACGCTGCTGCATCAGCTGGGCGAGGAGTCGGCCCTGCTCGGACAGGTGTACAAGAAGAGTGACCTGCTTGCTGCCGTCAATGCCGTCACCACTGGTGACGTTCAAGCT gCCGCCAGGAAGGTTGCCTCCAGCAAACTGGCCATCGGTGCCGTCGGCAATCTGAGCCACGTGCCGCACCTTTGCGAACTGCACTAA